The following coding sequences lie in one Apium graveolens cultivar Ventura chromosome 3, ASM990537v1, whole genome shotgun sequence genomic window:
- the LOC141713274 gene encoding uncharacterized protein LOC141713274 yields the protein MESSSFSSSSPSQTTSTTTYTNPNNNNNNNNNNNNNNNNNNNNNNNNNISTPPTQNTNPTTSIRRGSRYSTLFLSSFRFLQAPLSTILSHYSPVTPPLNPNPPDEVSIRIVPGQDRNQPDHELGLNHSPITSSSNDHSNSNSGDDASRTPNQQRYDLQHAARLIEQIIPFSLLLLLVFIRQHLQGFFVTIYITAFMFKSNDILKKQTALKGGRKLAVLVGYFVIFLLHVIGIYWWYHNDDIFYPLIMVPPKAIPPFWHALFTILVNDTMVRQAAMAFKFILLMYYRNGKGHNFRRQGQLLTLVEYTLLLYRALLPAPVWYRFFLNKDYGSLFSSLTTGLYLTFKLTTVVEKVRSFFSAFKALSLKEMHYGSYATLEQVNDAGNLCAICQEKMHVPVQLCCKHVFCEDCVSEWFERERTCPICRALVRAADIWSYGDGSTSLFFQLY from the exons ATGGAATCTTCATCCTTCTCATCATCATCACCATCACAAACCACAAGCACAACTACATACACAAACcctaacaacaataataataataataataataataataataataataataataataataataataataataataataatatatccaCACCTCCAACACAAAACACCAATCCAACAACTAGTATTAGAAGAGGAAGCAGATACTCAACACTCTTTCTCTCCTCCTTTCGATTCTTACAAGCTCCTCTCTCTACTATTCTCTCTCACTACTCTCCTGTTACTCCTCCTCTAAACCCTAACCCCCCTGACGAGGTTTCTATTCGTATTGTGCCTGGCCAAGACCGGAATCAACCTGATCATGAATTAGGGCTTAACCATTCCCCGATTACTAGTAGTAGTAATGATCATTCCAATTCCAATTCCGGTGATGATGCTTCTCGTACACCCAACCAACAGCGCTACGATTTACAGCACGCCGCCAGGTTGATTGAGCAGATTATTCCCTTTTCTTTGCTCTTGTTGCTCGTCTTTATTCGACAGCACTTGCAAG GATTCTTTGTCACAATATACATAACTGCTTTCATGTTTAAGTCAAATGATATTCTCAAGAAGCAAACTGCTTTGAAG GGGGGAAGGAAATTGGCAGTTTTGGTGGGATATTTTGTGATATTTCTGCTCCATGTTATTGGAATTTATTGGTGGTATCATAATGATGATATTTTTTACCCATTAATCATGGTCCCTCCAAAAGCAATACCACCATTTTGGCatgcattattcacaattttagTCAATG ATACTATGGTGCGGCAAGCAGCAATGGCTTTTAAATTTATTCTGCTAATGTATTACAGAAATGGCAAGGGCCATAACTTTCGTAGACAG GGCCAACTGCTGACTCTAGTTGAATACACATTGCTATTATATCGTGCACTGTTGCCAGCACCTGTGTGGTATCGGTTTTTTTTGAACAAAGATTATGGAAGCCTTTTTTCATCACTGACAACAGGGCTTTACTTAACATTCAAACTAACAACAGTTGTTGAAAAG GTCCGATCCTTCTTTTCCGCCTTTAAGGCATTATCACTGAAGGAAATGCACTACGGGTCTTATGCTACACTAGAACAG GTAAATGATGCAGGAAACTTATGTGCTATTTGCCAGGAGAAGATGCATGTTCCAGTTCAGTTGTGTTGTAAACACGTTTTCTGCGAAGACTGTGTTTCAGAATG GTTTGAGAGAGAAAGAACTTGCCCTATATGTAGGGCTTTGGTTCGGGCAGCTGATATATGGTCGTATGGTGATGGTTCAACAAGTTTGTTTTTCCAGCTATACTAG